A stretch of the Papaver somniferum cultivar HN1 chromosome 6, ASM357369v1, whole genome shotgun sequence genome encodes the following:
- the LOC113290745 gene encoding uncharacterized protein LOC113290745: MDMKDMRTQMGQLDTIVIKLEAQAAGKLPSQPLNHKENANDNKLRSGKQVEKPATSSVSHEPDLEKEEGETAPKKADPVTNSKSKTRVSTYATPPPFPSRFAKSNKETLYQEIWEIFKKTEVNIPLIEEITQVPRYAKFLKELCTKKHKLTDLGASINVMLASIYESLNLGPLKDTGIVIQLADRSNTYPKWVIEDVLVQVNQLIFPADFYVLDMMDEHSPSSTPLLLDSLAQQVFELNNDDALENTIMEGLGYGKYKEFESEFSMLDEIIEDVLSLNSLQEVPQKYNASYVFLPLTNERLLPSIVQEPILELKPLPDHLKYIYLGDKEELSVIIAKDLT, encoded by the exons ATGGATATGAAGGACATGCGAACACAAATGGGTCAACTAGATACTATCGTGATAAAATTGGAAGCACAAGCAGCTGGAAaacttccttcacaaccattaaATCATAAGGAGAATGCCAATGATAATAAACTACGAAGTGGGAAGCAAGTAGAGAAGCCGGCAACATCATCGGTGTCCCATGAACCTGATTTGGAGAAAGAAGAGGGTGAAACAGCCCCTAAAAAGGCTGACCCGGTAACAAATTCTAAATCTAAAACTCGTGTTTCTACTTATGCTACTCCTCCGCCTTTTCCTAGCAGGTTTGCAAAGTCGAACAAGGAGACATTGTACCAAGAGATTTGGGAGATCTTTAAGAAGACTGAAGTGAACATTCCACTAATTGAGGAGATAACGCAGGTTCCTCGCTATGCAAAGTTCTTGAAGGAATTGTGCACTAAAAAGCACAAATTGACCG ATTTAGGAGCATCCATTAATGTTATGCTTGCCTCCATCTATGAATCATtgaatcttggtcctcttaaagaTACTGGTATTGTTATACAACTTGCTGATAGGTCTAATACTTACCCGAAATGGGTTattgaggatgttttggtgcaggttaacCAGCTTATTTTTCCGGCAGATTTCTATGTTCTTGACATGATGGACGAGCATTCCCCATCATCTACTCCCTTGTTGTTGG ATTCTCTTGCTCAACAGGTTTTTGAATTGAATAATGATGATGCTTTAGAAAACACCATAATGGAAGGTTTGGGTTATGGAAAATAcaaagaatttgaaagtgaaTTTTCTATGCTTGATGAGATTATAGAGGATGTTTTATCTCTTAACTCATTGCAAGAAGTTCCACAAAAGTACAATGCTTCTTATGTTTTCTTGCCGCTTACTAATGAGAGACTTTTACCATCGATTGTGCAGGAACCCATTCTTGAGTTGAAACCACTTCCGGATCACCTCAAATACATATATTTAGGTGATAAGGAAGAGTTGTCGGTAATCATTGCCAAAGACCTTACCTAG